One stretch of Sporichthyaceae bacterium DNA includes these proteins:
- a CDS encoding M24 family metallopeptidase, with protein sequence MANAAVVALQLDEGERARQLVAAQEMAEHLFVEVMQRQIIRPGLGERDTSDAIRDLAADQFGTQRWWHKRIVRAGENTLTIYRENPPDRLIAEDDIVFLDFGPIFAEWEADYGRTFVLGDDPAKHELCAALDEVWVAAQGYFADTPDITGAQLYDHTCVLAQEAGWEFGGIIAGHLVGQFPYERVGLDEVETRIAPGCDLPMRRTDARGVYSHWILEVHLIDRARGFGGFVEELLDLGPRAR encoded by the coding sequence ATGGCGAACGCCGCAGTCGTCGCCCTCCAGCTCGACGAGGGCGAGCGCGCCCGGCAGTTGGTCGCCGCACAGGAGATGGCCGAGCATCTCTTCGTCGAGGTGATGCAGCGTCAGATCATTCGGCCGGGGCTTGGCGAACGGGACACCAGCGACGCCATCCGAGATTTGGCCGCGGACCAGTTCGGCACCCAGCGTTGGTGGCACAAGCGGATCGTGCGGGCCGGGGAGAACACCCTGACCATCTACCGGGAGAACCCGCCGGACCGACTGATCGCCGAGGACGACATCGTCTTCCTCGACTTCGGTCCGATCTTCGCCGAGTGGGAGGCCGACTACGGCCGCACCTTCGTGCTCGGCGACGACCCGGCCAAACACGAGCTGTGTGCCGCCCTGGACGAGGTCTGGGTGGCTGCCCAGGGCTATTTCGCCGATACCCCGGACATCACCGGCGCGCAGCTCTACGACCACACCTGCGTGTTGGCCCAAGAGGCGGGGTGGGAGTTCGGCGGCATCATCGCCGGCCACCTGGTCGGGCAGTTCCCGTACGAGCGCGTGGGCCTGGACGAGGTGGAGACCCGCATCGCGCCCGGCTGTGACCTGCCCATGCGGCGCACCGACGCCCGCGGCGTGTACAGCCACTGGATCCTCGAGGTGCACCTGATCGACCGAGCCCGCGGGTTCGGCGGTTTCGTCGAGGAACTGCTCGACCTCGGCCCCCGCGCTCGCTGA